A region of the Cucurbita pepo subsp. pepo cultivar mu-cu-16 chromosome LG14, ASM280686v2, whole genome shotgun sequence genome:
TTAAAAACGTTATGTCGCATGATCAATCATGTCAAGGTTGAATGATTCTTAACCGGCAATATAAACTACATATAATTACAAAGTTAACATACATGAGCTATATATAACCTCAAATTGAAACCCTTCCCCTCCCCCGAGTCATTCCCGAGTCATTCCCGTGTCATTTTGGTGCAGCCATAGACATCAGCAAACTGATTCTTTAGAGAAAGCAAGAGATTTAGATATGGAAAAGTGGGCATAGACAAAGGGCATCACACCCCATatgttcattttatttatacacACTGATAGCCATTTTGATATACCAGACCAGAAGCATGTTCTTCAACCAAGTATATTCAGTAAACTGTAAACATATTCAAAGGTATACATACTACTCAATACCTGCACCGCACTGAAATGCTGTGTTTTTAACAAAGAAATGCTACACTTGACACAACTCTTACTATTCTTCTATGAACTCGCACCAAAAACACGGATTCTCTGTTCTATCGGAACCCGACAACACGGGCATGCTGCTTTACTCCTTTTCCCGTAACTATCACTGCAACTCGCACACAGAACTTGGTGAGCGCAAGGTAAGAAAACAATGGAGACCTCACCTCTCATACATATCATGCATTCGCGGTCGTGGTTGACGTCTTCCTCTGTTGATTCCTCATAGCTATCTAATTCCCGAAGCATTTTCGCAATCGTTTCTCCCTGGGGTTTTACGCCCTCGGAATTCCCTCTAGGTGTGTTATTGGAGGGTTGGTGTGAGTCAATAGATTGTGCAGATGCCTTTAGACGCAAAAGTTCTTGTTCGAGCCTTTGGAGATCATCCTTGTGGCGCTGGAAATCTATCTCTATCTTAAGTCGTAATGCCTCGAGCTTTCTTTTACTACTCGCCTCCGCTGCTTCTTTACGAAGTCTTTCGTCTTCCACTTGTGTCATGGCAGCTTCCTTAGCATTCAACTCCTGCCTCCACCTAGCCTGTAAATACGTCATCATTTGCACAGTAGATGATAATGAAGACTATATGAAGCGTTTTCAGACTCGAGACGATAATCATCGATAAATAACGCGGTATTTGTTAATTGCCAAATGATAAAGGAAGGGCAAGGTGTTTGATTGAACAAGGAATGCAGGACAAATTGACAGCTACAATTCAACTATCTTAAGAAAAACTTTCATAACTCCATCTCAGGCAAACATTTGATTgaacatttaaaagaaaaaagaaaagagtgatCAGAATCAAAATTACCATATACTATATGCAGATTCTTTGACAAATAACAAAAGCAAGGGTATGAACATCACAGAAGCAGAATCACTATGGTTTCGTGAGTCGGAAATTGGCTGAGcgatataaaattataataaaaagtttcatatGGCAGTTCCTGTatcagctcaagtccaccgctagcagatattatcttctttgggctttccctttcgggcttcccctcaaagtttctaaaacacgtctactaaggagagatttccacacccttataaataatgcttcgttttcctccccaaccgatgtaggatctcacaatccaccccccttcaagacCCATCCTCCCTAGcactcattctcttctccaatctatgtgggacccctcaatccaccctcttttaGGGCCGAGTggccttgctgacacaccgccccgtgttcaccccccttcgggtcttagcctccttgctgacacatcgcttggtgtctggttctaataccattggtaacagcccaagccgaccgctaacagatattgtcctctttgggctttcgctttcgagcttcccctcaaggtttttaaaacgcatctgctagagagaggtttccacacccttataaaaaatgcttcgttctcctccccaaccaacgtgggatcttacaatttCGAGTTCCAACTTGtaatgaaacattattttatgtgatatgaaAAACAAGCAGGAACAAAGAACAGCCTCGTAACTGTAATGATTTTGAATCATAGCCTTCAATGTTCTATTGTCAACCTCAGATGACACAATCAGCAAAAAAACTAAGACCTCTTGGGTTACATGACAATGCAAACCTTGGATTATGCAACTATTTTCTGACAATATCAAGCCCACAGTTCCCAATCCAGTTGGATGgtcagaaaaataataaatcattagGCTGAAAGAGGGGTAAACTGACCACTAATCATATCCTAAATGGAGCTGACAGCTGATTTACGACCCCTTGCTATTATATGACTTGTGTTGATTCATTGTTCATTATTTGTGTAAAGATATAACTATTTCTAACTTGAATTTGCtgtttaaattgaatatcAAACAACAGGAATGGCCTAGAAATTAGGACAGTGTAAGAGGAACAGGAAAGAAAGATGATTTCTTACCTCAGCCTCTTTTTGAGCTACCTTGATCATCTCCATTTCATCTTGCAACCTTGAAATCTTATCCTTCTCCTCTACAATCTGCTcctgtaattttgttttttgcttTTCCCAGGCCAATAGtctctttaagctttttttctccctctttGCAACCTCCAAACAAGTTGTGACAGACTCGGAGGCACTTAACTTTAAAGCTTCCATCTCTGCTCTAATTTCTGCATTTTCTGTCTCAAGTCGTCGTACTGTCGAATTTGCACGGTCCACCTGACCACTGGCCTTTCTCAACGCATTCTCCATCTCAGATAGCCGTTTCATTGTTGTGTCCTCCAAAGTCGGTTTGCTATTTTTCAGGCGTTGGGTCTCTTCCCTTTCCATCCTCAACGTTTTAAGCTCCGTGAGATCATGACTCAGTTTCCTAGCGGCTTGCATTGCCTTTTGATGCGCCCAATCTTTCCGCTCCTTCACTTGTCTCTCGAGCTCTTTAATCTGATGCAAGAGATTTACAATCACTTCATCCTTTTTATCGTCTGCCACAAAATCCAAATTCTCATAAATCTTCAAATCGCGAAATTTATTCAACATTGAATTTACAGCATCTTGGTTCTTTGGAATCGGGGACTCCTCAATTTTCTCCACTGGAACTACCGAAGCACCTTGCACGACAGGGGGAATTTCACTTGGCAAGACAGTTGCACAAGCTGGAGCCTGTGCTGTAAGGTGTTTCGAGTTTGCTCGAAAACCAGCAGCAAATGCAGCCACATTCCTCTTCAACAACGACTTCATCGAAGGAGAAAGATTAAACCTCTTTGGACACTCAATATCTCTATGCAAATCCATTTCAGGAGGATAAGACAGAAAACCATTAGCAGAGAATTCAGAACCTCCACTGTTTCCAAAACCTGAACCACCATGAAATTTACAAAGGGATGGTTCCAAAAATCCCACTGGTTGGTTACTAACATTCTCACCATTGGCACCAGACGCTGACCCATTAGCATTACTTGGTGCTGAAGGAAGCACCGGAATTTCCATGGTGCTTGCCCGACCGACATGAAGATCACTCATAAGCAAACACCACATAGCATCTCCTTTAGTCAAATGTGGCCTAACTTGTTGCAACAAACATACCATACCAGCCAAAGAATACTCCTGCAATTGCCTTATATCAGAGAACGCAGGCTCAGGATCATCCACAACCAAATTAGCATTAACATTATCAATAGCAATACCATTACCATTACCGATGGGTCCAATACCAACACCATCATCAGAAGCGGCAGCGGCAgcggcagcagcagcagcagctgcaACAGCCTCGCTGCTAGCAATATCAGAGTTGTTGTTACCATTCAAAAACGACAGCGAATTATGCAGCACATTTGTTAGAACATCCATGGTACCATAGCAATGCCCATTTTGCAAAATCGCCCTCATCGCAGTATCCTCATCATAACCCAATGCAACAAGCTTAGAAACAGCTTCAGTATAAACAAAATGCAAattcttcatcaaaatttcCTCCAATTGCTCCTCCGTACAGTAACCCCATCCAAGATCATCCAAGCTGGAACCGGAATTACAGTTTGAGGTAACAGCGTTATCCTGGTTCGAATCGTCAAGCCCTATATGATAATCCAACGGCTTGGAACCCGATTCAAGTACAGATTTAGGAAGTGAAGCTCGTTCTTGGTGACAACACGGATCGAATTCGGGTTTTACCGATCGAGGCCTCCGATTCGTACGAACATGCTTATCTCTCACCGTGCAACCCATTTACAATCGTTTGAAAATAGGAATGAAAAGAAGggaaacaacaaaaactcAAAGGAAGAGATTGAAGAGTCGTGGAGATTTACAGTCGATTGAGAAGCCGATAGTATTTCAATCAAAATTGGAAcgtaattaatgaaattattgatGAATAACCAGAGAAACTCACTGGGTTTGAAGAAGATCGGCGATTGATTTGGTGTGAGTTGCTGAAATTGAAATGGGGGCAGTGcgcaagagagagaaaggtaTATAATGGGGAGGatgaagagagaagagaaaggacATGCAGAAGAGCTTATTCCGGGTCGGGTATGCACAAACCCTCTGTCCAAACAAGTAAATCAGCAAGACCAAGTATGACCAATTGTGGCCgtcataatatttttagatgaACAAACCAAACCCTCGTAATCGTCTCTCGTAAGAAATCGTTATAGCAAACATGAGCCGGAATGAACAATGACATTGAGTTTCGTTCATGAGTTCGAGTCGAGTAGCATTCAGGTCTTCAGTAATGTCTCGTGAAGCTCAATGTCGTTTTTTGGTCCAAAATCaatgagaatgaaaaaaatttatcaatttgTTCTCTACGTCTTGGAAAATTAGAGTAACTTCTTGGTTGAATAAGATGCATGCTTTAATCAGTTGAGTGTTCACGGGGCATCGTAGggatgaaatataaaaaaaaactgaacaCGTTTCTGATACTGATAGCAACCCCTTCTTTGTCAGTCCCATCTAGGAATACTCCTCTTGGTTTCCAAGTGACAAAGAAAGAATAGGAGAAAGGAGTGTTGGCTTCGTATGGGTCACGTTAATTTCTAACCTCTCGATTAATGATAACTGAACCAAGTCGAGCTATGTTCGTTTTAACCGACTTTAACCGGTTTAGATGTTCACGAGATGTCGTAGGGATGAAGAGGACTACTTCTTCATGCCcactatatttttcattaaatttggattttgCGACACGGAATGGATCAAAGAACGGAACACGTTTCCAATACTGACATCAGTTCCCCTCCCACTCAGTTCAATCTCGGAATATTGCGTGTGATTTCCAAGAAGTGACAAAGAAAGAATAGGAAAAAAGAGTGTAGGAGTGGTGGGTCACGGTAACTTTTAACCTCTCCATTAACGACAACTTAACCAAATCGAGCTATGTTCGGTTTAACAGACTTTAACTGGTTTAGATGTTCACAATGTATCGTAGGGATGAAGAGTACTACTTCTTCATGCCCACTATATTTTTCgttaaaatttggattttgcGACACAGAATGGATCAACAAGCTGAACACGTTTCCAATACTGACATCAGTTCCCCTCCCGCTCAGTCCAATGTGAGAATACTGCGTGTGATTTCCAAGAAGTGACAAAGAAATGATCGGAGAAAAGAGCGTAGGATTGGTACGGGTCACATTAACTTTTAACCTCTCGATTAACGACAAGTTAATCTATGGGTCATAGATTTCCAAGTGTCGACCCACTATGCACATTGCCTGAAGGCTGGCCCAAGTAGACGAGGGCTTAATGCTTGAGCCCATGGCCATCGCTTAACACGACGTCGTACGAATCGCTCTTGGCTGCCTCACTTGGTGCAGTGCTCGTCGTGCTTGGAGGGAATCGGAGGTTTTTCGGAGCAGAAAGCTCCATTTCATCACTCCACAGTCTCCCTGTTTGTCGAAAGTAAACACTCTCAACGTTCATAATCTTCTTATGTTTCCAATTTCTAAGTTCCTTTCTGGATAATGAATCTTGATCATGGCTACTGCTCAATCTTGGGTTCGATTGAATTTCTGATTCACTGTCTTCTTCCACTTCAAATTCTCATGTTCTTCCTGTGTTCTGGATTTCTCTTCTTCACCGATactttttgcttttgattttagaATATAGTGAATGAATGTTTCTTATACCAACTTGTTTTCAGCTGGGTGTTGTCGGGATTATGCAATTAAACATCCTTTACAATGATTAGatgaaaaaaagaggaaaaaaaatccatttgaGTTACTGTAGTTGTGTTCAATATGTCTTTGATTGTTGCTATGCTTAACTAAAAGCCATTTGTTTCGTTCTAGTTTGATAACCattgaaatttgattaaaatttcagaatcATGTTCAATGTTCAAAATATGATAGATGTGATATCCctatcagttggggaggagaacgaaacaccatttataagggtgtggaaacctctccctagcagacacgttttaaaaatcttgagggtaagcctgaaagggaaagcccaacgaggacaatatctgctagcagtaggcctgagccattacaaacggtatcagagccatacaccgagcgatgtgccaacgaggaggttgTAGACAAGAGGcggtgtaccagcaaggatgttggccccaaagagggtggatttggtaggggtcccacattgattggagaaaggaatgaatgCCAACGAATACGCttggccctgaaggggggtggattgtgacatcctacatcggttggggaggagaacaaaacaccctttataagggcatggaaacggtggatttggtaggggtcccacatcgattggagaaaggaacgagtgccagcgaagacgctgggccttgaaaggggatggattgtggcatcccacatcggttggagaggagaatgaaacaccctttataagggcgtggaaacctctccctagcagacgcgttttaaaaaccttgagggtaagcccgaaaggaaaaacccaaagaggacaaaatcTGTTAGCGGTGTGGTACATGTTACAACTACTAGAAAAGATTGCATAGTACATGTTATTTTAGAAGCATTCTTTTCCTCGAACTGGAAACAAAATTGTTATCAAACTGAGTCTTAGCGGtgtaatttttcatttgaagTCCCATCAACCTTTGGTTCCAGCATAGACCAGCACAATGGAAGACAGTAAAAACCATTTTTCTGAAGAAACTACAAAGGGGTTTGCTAAAAGCTCCAAAGATCAAAAACTAAATGTGTATGTGTGGGACATGGATGAAACTATCATCCTGCTCAAGTCTTTGTTGAATGGGACATATGCTGAGGCTTTTTGTGGTTCAAAGGATATTAAAAGGGGTGAAGAACTTGGCAAAATTTGGGAGAAGCAGATTCTTGATCTGTGTGATCATCACTTCTTCTATGAACAAGTAAGGTTGAGATTTCTCCATAATCATGTTCGAACAACTCCACGATATTATGTCTCGAAAGTTGACGTCGTTGTTACATTTTTATGCAGATAGAAAACTATAATCAACCGTTCATTGATGCATTGAGTGAATATGATGACGGCCGGGATCTTTCCGATTATGATTTTGACCAAGATGGGTTTGATCCACCATATGATgatggaaacaaaagaaaactggCTTTTAGGCAACGTGCTATAGCCAATAAGTACAAAGAGGTATCGGGAAATCGTCGTGTTTATATTTTCATCGACTTTTTTCAGCATCGGGATGTTTTCTATACTAGAAAGATAATGATGTCTAGGCTTTGGTCCTTTTTGCATTCATGTCTCTTAAACTATTCATATAACTTATTGTCTGTTTCTTACTGTTTGGAGCTCTTACTTTTTGATGTAGTTTCAATGTTATTCTTGATGGGTGCTGTAAAAGTCTTTTAGATGTTCTTCTACACATACATTATGGGggaaaattcaatatttaccACTGTACTTTGACTCATTGAATCAGTTTAAACTTCAGCTTTCAATTTGTTAAATCCTAAAGTTGAATATGTGGTgtgttagacaaacacgactctccacaatggtataatattgtccactttgagcctaagctctcatggctttgcattggacttccccaaaaggcctcaaaccaataGAGAGtgtattctttaattataaacccatgaccgttccctaaattaaccgatgtggaacactttcatccaacatggTGAAATCAATGCCTTCAATTAGTTAAGCTTCTATCTTCTTGAAAATTTGTGGTTAGTAAGGAgtattatgagatctcacatcggttggagaggagaacgaaacattctttataagggtgtggaaacctctccctagtagacgcattctaaaaaccttaaggggaagcccgaaaggaaaagctcaaagaggataatatctgctagcagtgggtttgagctgttacaaaaggTATTGGAGTTAGACACCGGATGGTGTGCTAGCGATGacactgagccccaaaggggtagacaccgggcggtgtgtcagcaaggacgttgggccctgaagggggtggatttgtgagatcccacatcgattagagagtggaaggagtgtcagcgaggatgttgggtatcaaaggggggtgaattgtgagatctcacatcggttggagaggggaacgaaacattctttttaagggtgtgaaaacctctccttaacaagcacgtttttaaaaccttgaggggaaatccaaaagggaaagtccaaagaggacaatatctgcttgNtgagatctcacatcggttggagaggggaacgaaacattctttttaagggtgtgaaaacctctccttaacaagcacgtttttaaaaccttgaggggaaatccaaaagggaaagtccaaagaggacaatatctgcttgcggtggacttaggctgttacagtATTCTTGTGGTTGGACAAAAGTATTTTTGTGAGTATTGAATTTtctggttatatttgatgtttcttAACTGGGTAAGAGCACGTGGTTTGATTTAAAAGAAGTACGAGATTTAATACGCTACTATATCATACGCTTATGCATTTAAACTGGATGTGGAAAAGGTAGATAGCTACCGTGGAAGGGATCTTtaacttttggtttttccttttggagatgtttatcatctttttcttatcCCAAagaacacattttaaaaactgttTGCTTCTCCAGGGCCTGCAGAATATCTTTGATGAGCAGAAGATGAAGTTCTGGGATGAGTTATATGAAATGACTGATGTCTATACAGATAGATGGTTCTCCTCAGGTATTATACTCATCATGATGTAGCTTTGAACCGTTTGATACTCtcttttgatgattttgatgtGTGCTATACCCTTACATACTCGAACAGTTCAAGTATTTGATTTCCTTTTATGAACGAGATAGGCAATGTCGTGTAAAAGGATTACAATTTCATTAGACTACATTATCCTAAATGGTTGAATTTTGCATCGGAAATAAGCATTGAGATCGAgatctagcagatattgtcctcttgagcttttccttttgggcttcccttcaaggttttaaaacacttctgctagggagaggtttccacacatttataaagaatgttgcgttcttctctccaaccaatgtgggatctcacaatccacctgccttcggggcccagcttcttcattggcacaccgcccgatatccacccccttgggggctcagcgtcctcgctggcacacccatccagtgtctggctttgataccatttgtaacagcctaagcccaccgttaacaaatattatccttcttgggctttccctttcgggcttcccctcaagatttttaaaatgtaaatgctagggagaggtttccacacccttacaaagaatgtttccttctccttcccaaccgatgtgggatctcacaatccaccccctttcgggactcagtgtcctcgctggcactcgttcctctctccaatcgatgcggggtctcacaatctacccacCTTCGGGGTCTAGCTTTCTCGTCGgtacaccacccggtgtccaccccctttggggccaacatccttgctggcacaccacctagtgtctgactctgataccatttgtaacaactcaagcccactattatctgatattgtcctcgcgtctgctagggagaggtttctacacccttataaaaaatgctttatCTCCCTCTCCAACGGATtgaaatctcacaatattGAGGAAATCTTACATAGTAGTCAACACTTGGGTGTAATCTTGCATACTAAACTATATCTGATATTTggacaatatttttaatagcCACTACCTACCGTTCTATATTGTACTTAATCCTCTAGCTAAAGTTTTTGTTGCTTCTCTATACACCTGCAAATGGTCACTCTTATTTTCCGCTATTCAAGCACGAGCTTTCTTGGAGGAGTGTGCATTTTCAGACGAACCACCACGTGCGTCTGCTGATCGGACACGTAACAGTACTTCTAGAAGTTCTCAGCATGTTAATATCTTGGTGACTTCTGGATCATTGATACCCAGCCTTGTGAAATGCTTACTATTTCGGCTTGATCATCTAATAACACCCGAAAATGGTGAGTCACTCCCTTTAATCTCTTTTTGATGTTTCCTTCAACTTATTTACAAAGTTGTCTTAATTATCGACTTCGAATCGGTTACTTTCCAGTTTACAGTTCATGGGAAGTGGGAAAACTACAATGTTTCAAATGGATCAAGGAGCGTTTTAACAAGACGAATGTTCGTTTCTGCGTAATAGGCGACGGATGGGAAGAGTGCGAAGCTGCACAGTCCTTGAAATGGCCATTTGTTAAGATTGAGCTGCAACCTGGAAGCCCTCACAGATTTCCTGGTCTGTCTTTGAAAACTCTAGGCTTTTACTTCTCTGTTATTTATGGTAACTCTGATTCATCAAGTGATGAAGAATAGCTCACATAATCGGTAACAGATAAGCTAATCATTTTCCATGCTTCATCTCTGTGTTCTTATGAAATACAAGAGTTAAGTATTATGGCTGTCTTTTATGTTCAAAGATGATATGCATAATCACAATCATTAGCCGGCCATAATAAGtctgtatttttcttccatattgtAATGTACTTTTGCTTGTATTGATCAATATTCAGTGCTGTAATCTTTGTTCTGAGAATGCAAAACTTGGTTATTATCTTAAGCTGTTGTTTGCATTTGGGATGAGCTAAATTTAAGCTTTGAGGTTTGTAGTTTTCTTGAGAACTCTGCTTTGATTTGAATGGTTTCTTTGGAGTCAACTTATAATTAATGACGGTCTTGTCTGCAACTTTGTGCATCACGGTTTGTCTGGTGTGTCTCATGTAAAAGTctaagcccactgttagcagatattgtcttctttgagctttctcttttcGGGCtctccctcaaggttttaaaacatgtctacttgagggagaggtttctacacccttataaagaatatttcgttcccctctcctaccgatgtgagatctcacaattcaccctccttcagggcctagtgtcctcgctggtactcattcccctctccaatggacgtggaatctcacatctCCTATGCTCTCTGTTTAAGATTAGAACATCTTAGTATTCAGATTGACTAACCTAGTAGACAACAAGTCACCGTCTCAATGATGAAGGTACATTATTATTGGAGCGAAGCTACGAgaccgatagggagaggagtgcCAAACCCAAATCCCCATTGAAATCAAGCAATACATTTCAAGTCTTCAACATTTCTTTGAATTATTTGCCTCACATTCTTCATTCAGATAAGTCAGAGCGGAAGCAACCCGCACCAAGTCTAGACAGAGGTCTATTTAGTATCTCACCTTCTTCATTCAGATAAGTTGAAGCGGAAGCAACCCACATCAAGAACCATTAGTAAGGGAAAAGTCTAGACAAAGGTCTATTTAGTATCGAAGAGTTGGTAATATAAAGGTTATGAAGGGGCGGGTTAATTGTCGATACTAAGCCGAagagaaaaattacaaaagaaaaatgttttaatgatGGTCATATTACTTCTTCATTCTAGGAGTGAATACTATCACCACAGACCAATACAAGTCCTTTCAACATGCATTATTCTCGctcatacttcctagaaaaaCTCACCTAACGTAGGATTGCTCCAATCAAAACAcgattaattttgaagttcctatgattgagccaccgaaaaggAATGTGCAACTTTGTTAGTACATATACTAACTTTCaattgttttaagtttttcttagcCATCCTATCTTCATCCTATCTTCATCCTATCTTCAGTATTGCTCTCAATCAGAcagtctcggttcattcatatgCTCCTcctttactcgagtgtcacataCAAACTTCACATCAATTACCttaatttgagatatttttctttcgaatAAGTATAGAAAACTACacaataatattgaaatttgagttttcaGAAACGGTACGTTTACttttaaaaggaaattatattaaaaaatgaaaattatccactaaaaaaaattatataataaatggaTAACAACACGTGGGACATTAAAGGGCATGCATGGGTGACAAATGGCAACCAACGTGTAATGCTTTTAAACCCTTTTGATCACTATAAAATCTCTGTCTTTTATCATGTTTGaatgattgaaaatttgggttttttttagtGCAAGAAATTGACACAACACAAAGATAATGCAGGCTGCAATGGAGAAGCTCAGCAATATGGGAAGTGTTGCAAAAAAGAAGCTCAAAATTTGTAGAGCCAAACTCGACGAGACGGTGCAAAAAGCGTCGGTGAAGACGGCGGAGGAGAGGAAGATTGCGGAGGAGCGGAGGAAggcggcggaggcggaggcGAAGCGGGAGCTACACGAGGCAAAAGCTCGACATGCTGCTCAAAAGCTAAGAACTAGGCAGTCACATGTACTTGGCCACCG
Encoded here:
- the LOC111810018 gene encoding MND1-interacting protein 1-like, whose amino-acid sequence is MGCTVRDKHVRTNRRPRSVKPEFDPCCHQERASLPKSVLESGSKPLDYHIGLDDSNQDNAVTSNCNSGSSLDDLGWGYCTEEQLEEILMKNLHFVYTEAVSKLVALGYDEDTAMRAILQNGHCYGTMDVLTNVLHNSLSFLNGNNNSDIASSEAVAAAAAAAAAAAASDDGVGIGPIGNGNGIAIDNVNANLVVDDPEPAFSDIRQLQEYSLAGMVCLLQQVRPHLTKGDAMWCLLMSDLHVGRASTMEIPVLPSAPSNANGSASGANGENVSNQPVGFLEPSLCKFHGGSGFGNSGGSEFSANGFLSYPPEMDLHRDIECPKRFNLSPSMKSLLKRNVAAFAAGFRANSKHLTAQAPACATVLPSEIPPVVQGASVVPVEKIEESPIPKNQDAVNSMLNKFRDLKIYENLDFVADDKKDEVIVNLLHQIKELERQVKERKDWAHQKAMQAARKLSHDLTELKTLRMEREETQRLKNSKPTLEDTTMKRLSEMENALRKASGQVDRANSTVRRLETENAEIRAEMEALKLSASESVTTCLEVAKREKKSLKRLLAWEKQKTKLQEQIVEEKDKISRLQDEMEMIKVAQKEAEARWRQELNAKEAAMTQVEDERLRKEAAEASSKRKLEALRLKIEIDFQRHKDDLQRLEQELLRLKASAQSIDSHQPSNNTPRGNSEGVKPQGETIAKMLRELDSYEESTEEDVNHDRECMICMRGEVSIVFLPCAHQVLCASCSDSYGKRSKAACPCCRVPIEQRIRVFGASS
- the LOC111810657 gene encoding late embryogenesis abundant protein 6-like, coding for MQAAMEKLSNMGSVAKKKLKICRAKLDETVQKASVKTAEERKIAEERRKAAEAEAKRELHEAKARHAAQKLRTRQSHVLGHRLHHQPPVEGGSAANVPAYPIASPEGYYPGHRI
- the LOC111810656 gene encoding eyes absent homolog 2; the encoded protein is MEDSKNHFSEETTKGFAKSSKDQKLNVYVWDMDETIILLKSLLNGTYAEAFCGSKDIKRGEELGKIWEKQILDLCDHHFFYEQIENYNQPFIDALSEYDDGRDLSDYDFDQDGFDPPYDDGNKRKLAFRQRAIANKYKEGLQNIFDEQKMKFWDELYEMTDVYTDRWFSSARAFLEECAFSDEPPRASADRTRNSTSRSSQHVNILVTSGSLIPSLVKCLLFRLDHLITPENVYSSWEVGKLQCFKWIKERFNKTNVRFCVIGDGWEECEAAQSLKWPFVKIELQPGSPHRFPGLSLKTLGFYFSVIYGNSDSSSDEE